A genome region from Glycine max cultivar Williams 82 chromosome 5, Glycine_max_v4.0, whole genome shotgun sequence includes the following:
- the LOC100806858 gene encoding putative pentatricopeptide repeat-containing protein At3g01580 isoform X1 yields MKRRDLLVKLLETCCSKISIPQLHSQCLKVGLAHDSFVVTKLNVLYARYASLCHAHKLFEETPCKTVYLWNALLRSYFLEGKWVETLSLFHQMNADAITEERPDNYTVSIALKSCSGLQKLELGKMIHGFLKKKKIDNDMFVGSALIELYSKCGQMNDAVKVFTEYPKQDVVLWTSIITGYEQNGSPELALAFFSRMVVLEQVSPDPVTLVSAASACAQLSDFNLGRSVHGFVKRRGFDTKLCLANSILNLYGKTGSIRSAANLFREMPYKDIISWSSMVACYADNGAETNALNLFNEMIDKRIELNRVTVISALRACASSSNLEEGKHIHKLAVNYGFELDITVSTALMDMYMKCFSPKNAIDLFNRMPKKDVVSWAVLFSGYAEIGMAHKSLGVFCNMLSYGTRPDAIALVKILAASSELGIVQQALCLHAFVSKSGFDNNEFIGASLIELYAKCSSIDNANKVFKGMRRKDVVTWSSIIAAYGFHGQGEEALKLFYQMSNHSDVKPNDVTFVSILSACSHAGLIEEGIKMFHVMVNEYQLMPNTEHYGIMVDLLGRMGELDKALDMINEMPMQAGPHVWGALLGACRIHQNIKIGELAALNLFLLDPNHAGYYTLLSNIYCVDKNWHDAAKLRTLIKENRFKKIVGQSMVEIKNEVHSFIASDRFHGESDQIYGMLRKLDARMKEEGYDPPVQTQEI; encoded by the coding sequence ATGAAGAGGAGGGATCTTTTAGTCAAGCTATTAGAAACTTGCTGCAGTAAGATATCAATCCCACAGTTGCACTCACAGTGTTTGAAAGTGGGCCTTGCCCATGATAGTTTCGTTGTTACCAAGCTTAATGTTCTTTATGCTAGATATGCATCACTTTGCCATGCACATAAGCTTTTTGAAGAAACACCTTGCAAAACTGTCTATCTATGGAATGCTTTACTTAGGAGCTATTTTTTGGAAGGAAAATGGGTAGAGACCTTATCTCTATTCCATCAAATGAATGCCGATGCAATAACTGAGGAAAGACCTGACAATTACACAGTGTCTATTGCTTTGAAATCATGTTCTGGTTTGCAGAAGCTTGAGCTGGGGAAAATGATTCATGGATTtctcaagaagaagaagatagataATGACATGTTTGTAGGGTCTGCATTGATTGAGTTGTATTCGAAGTGTGGACAAATGAATGATGCTGTGAAAGTGTTTACAGAGTATCCAAAACAAGACGTGGTTTTATGGACTTCAATAATTACTGGGTATGAGCAGAATGGAAGTCCTGAACTTGCACTTGCATTTTTCTCCCGAATGGTTGTGTTGGAGCAAGTAAGTCCTGATCCAGTAACACTTGTTAGTGCTGCTTCTGCTTGTGCCCAGTTATCTGATTTTAACCTTGGAAGAAGTGTACATGGATTTGTAAAACGAAGGGGTTTTGATACTAAGTTATGTTTGGCCAAttctattctaaatttatatggAAAAACTGGTTCCATCAGGAGTGCAGCTAATTTGTTCAGGGAAATGCCATATAAAGATATTATATCTTGGAGCTCAATGGTTGCCTGTTATGCGGATAATGGAGCTGAAACTAATGCGTTAAATCTTTTCAATGAAATGATAGATAAGAGAATTGAACTCAACAGGGTTACTGTCATTAGTGCATTGCGAGCTTGTGCTTCCAGTTCAAATTTGGAAGAAGGTAAGCATATTCATAAATTAGCAGTCAATTATGGTTTTGAGTTGGATATTACTGTCTCTACAGCTCTTATGGACATGTACATGAAGTGCTTCTCACCTAAAAATGCAATTGACCTTTTCAACAGAATGCCCAAGAAGGATGTAGTTTCTTGGGCTGTTTTGTTTAGTGGCTATGCTGAAATTGGAATGGCACACAAGTCCCTGGGGGTTTTCTGCAACATGTTATCTTATGGAACTCGACCTGATGCTATTGCTCTAGTGAAGATTCTTGCTGCTAGTTCAGAATTGGGGATTGTTCAACAAGCTTTATGTCTTCATGCTTTTGTATCTAAAAGTGGATTTGACAATAATGAATTTATTGGAGCGTCACTCATAGAGTTGTATGCAAAATGTAGTAGCATAGATAATGCTAACAAGGTTTTCAAAGGAATGAGACGTAAAGATGTTGTTACCTGGAGCTCAATAATTGCAGCTTACGGATTCCATGGGCAAGGAGAAGAggctttgaaattattttatcagaTGTCTAATCATTCAGATGTTAAGCCTAACGATGTAACCTTTGTCTCAATTCTATCTGCCTGTAGTCATGCAGGTTTGATTGAAGAAGGGATAAAGATGTTTCATGTCATGGTGAATGAATACCAATTGATGCCCAATACAGAGCATTACGGGATAATGGTTGATCTTCTTGGTCGAATGGGAGAGTTGGATAAGGCCTTGGACATGATTAATGAGATGCCCATGCAAGCTGGGCCTCATGTATGGGGAGCCTTACTTGGTGCTTGTCGTATACATCAAAATATTAAGATAGGGGAGCTTGCAGCTCTGAATCTTTTCCTGTTAGACCCTAATCACGCAGGGTATTATAcacttttatcaaatatatattgtgTGGACAAGAATTGGCATGATGCTGCTAAACTCAGGACATTGATAAAGGAGAATAGgtttaagaagattgttggtCAAAGCATGGTTGAGATAAAGAACGAGGTTCACAGTTTCATAGCTAGTGATAGATTTCATGGTGAATCTGATCAGATTTATGGAATGCTGAGAAAATTAGATgcaagaatgaaagaagaaggTTATGATCCTCCTGTACAGACACAAGAAATATAG
- the LOC102665862 gene encoding uncharacterized protein has product MIPDKIRSIDGSKETLKLAVRITDLWFIGTPNKSEQAEMVFVDSEGDQIHAICKSNHLKSWKADLKENCTYVMHNFKVVENDGQFREFRFAEFANVVAGNFVSGLGEILSCTLWENYWTQFLSYLNERGDDGPMVIILTHARIKDAQGSYPASVSNSFKASKLLINDPILEIQEFKERLLDLGVEMSPVLLPGDQANSQVSGGS; this is encoded by the exons ATGATTCCTGACAAGATTAGGTCTATTGATGGATCAAAAGAGACGCTTAAGCTTGCTGTTAGGATCACCGATCTTTGGTTCATTGGGACTCCCAACAAGTCTGAGCAAGCGGAAATGGTTTTTGTTGATTCTGAG GGTGATCAAATTCATGCTATTTGTAAATCGAACCACCTCAAGTCTTGGAAAGCTGATTTGAAAGAGAATTGCACTTATGTTATGCATAATTTCAAAGTTGTTGAGAATGATGGTCAATTTAGA GAATTTAGATTTGCTGAATTTGCAAATGTTGTTGCTGGCAATTTTGTGTCTGGCCT TGGtgaaattttgtcttgcacaCTTTGGGAGAATTACTGGACTCAGTTCCTATCCTATTTGAATGAACGTGGGGATGATGGGCCGATGGTTATTATATTGACACATGCCAGAATAAAAGATGCGCAAG GAAGTTATCCAGCTTCAGTGAGCAATTCCTTCAAGGCGTCAAAACTATTGATTAATGATCCTATATTGGAAATTCAGGAATTTAAAGAGAG GCTTTTAGATTTAGGTGTTGAGATGAGTCCAGTTTTGCTACCTGGTGATCAAGCAAATTCACAAGTTTCAGGGGGAAGTTAG
- the LOC100807389 gene encoding uncharacterized protein, which produces MGTISKIVMDNHSWCYPACVQCHRKTDIQTGPFTCGCGKENNQPVLRYRVEVMVTQNNKSSKFLLWDRECAELIGETADDVNRVKIEDGDLDLNASPQALDKLLGHVLAFKVRIQSKLKNAVVLRYSKDLDLINAVLERLPDSEACSKIDPSNVDCNNATHAECLTMIRLRDCL; this is translated from the exons ATGGGGACTATTAGCAAAATAGTCATGGATAACCATTCATGGTGTTATCCAGCCTGTGTTCAATGTCATAGGAAAACTGACATCCAAACAGGACCATTCACATGCGGATGTGGGAAGGAAAATAATCAGCCTGTTCTGAG GTATAGAGTTGAAGTCATGGTTACTCAAAACAATAAGAGTAGCAAATTTTTGCTCTGGGACCGTGAATGTGCTGAATTGATTGGTGAAACAGCTGATGATGTGAATAGGGTCAAGATTGAA GATGGTGATCTTGATTTAAATGCTTCCCCTCAAGCACTTGACAAATTGTTGGGTCATGTGCTTGCTTTTAAGGTCAGgattcaatcaaaattaaaaaatgcagTTGTTCTTAGATACTCAAAAGACCTAGATTTGATCAATGCTGTTCTCGAGAGGTTGCCTGATAGTGAg GCATGTTCCAAAATAGATCCTTCCAATGTTGATTGCAATAATGCTACGCATGCTGAATGT CTGACCATGATCCGGTTGCGGGATTGCCTTTAA
- the LOC100806858 gene encoding putative pentatricopeptide repeat-containing protein At3g01580 isoform X2, which produces MNADAITEERPDNYTVSIALKSCSGLQKLELGKMIHGFLKKKKIDNDMFVGSALIELYSKCGQMNDAVKVFTEYPKQDVVLWTSIITGYEQNGSPELALAFFSRMVVLEQVSPDPVTLVSAASACAQLSDFNLGRSVHGFVKRRGFDTKLCLANSILNLYGKTGSIRSAANLFREMPYKDIISWSSMVACYADNGAETNALNLFNEMIDKRIELNRVTVISALRACASSSNLEEGKHIHKLAVNYGFELDITVSTALMDMYMKCFSPKNAIDLFNRMPKKDVVSWAVLFSGYAEIGMAHKSLGVFCNMLSYGTRPDAIALVKILAASSELGIVQQALCLHAFVSKSGFDNNEFIGASLIELYAKCSSIDNANKVFKGMRRKDVVTWSSIIAAYGFHGQGEEALKLFYQMSNHSDVKPNDVTFVSILSACSHAGLIEEGIKMFHVMVNEYQLMPNTEHYGIMVDLLGRMGELDKALDMINEMPMQAGPHVWGALLGACRIHQNIKIGELAALNLFLLDPNHAGYYTLLSNIYCVDKNWHDAAKLRTLIKENRFKKIVGQSMVEIKNEVHSFIASDRFHGESDQIYGMLRKLDARMKEEGYDPPVQTQEI; this is translated from the coding sequence ATGAATGCCGATGCAATAACTGAGGAAAGACCTGACAATTACACAGTGTCTATTGCTTTGAAATCATGTTCTGGTTTGCAGAAGCTTGAGCTGGGGAAAATGATTCATGGATTtctcaagaagaagaagatagataATGACATGTTTGTAGGGTCTGCATTGATTGAGTTGTATTCGAAGTGTGGACAAATGAATGATGCTGTGAAAGTGTTTACAGAGTATCCAAAACAAGACGTGGTTTTATGGACTTCAATAATTACTGGGTATGAGCAGAATGGAAGTCCTGAACTTGCACTTGCATTTTTCTCCCGAATGGTTGTGTTGGAGCAAGTAAGTCCTGATCCAGTAACACTTGTTAGTGCTGCTTCTGCTTGTGCCCAGTTATCTGATTTTAACCTTGGAAGAAGTGTACATGGATTTGTAAAACGAAGGGGTTTTGATACTAAGTTATGTTTGGCCAAttctattctaaatttatatggAAAAACTGGTTCCATCAGGAGTGCAGCTAATTTGTTCAGGGAAATGCCATATAAAGATATTATATCTTGGAGCTCAATGGTTGCCTGTTATGCGGATAATGGAGCTGAAACTAATGCGTTAAATCTTTTCAATGAAATGATAGATAAGAGAATTGAACTCAACAGGGTTACTGTCATTAGTGCATTGCGAGCTTGTGCTTCCAGTTCAAATTTGGAAGAAGGTAAGCATATTCATAAATTAGCAGTCAATTATGGTTTTGAGTTGGATATTACTGTCTCTACAGCTCTTATGGACATGTACATGAAGTGCTTCTCACCTAAAAATGCAATTGACCTTTTCAACAGAATGCCCAAGAAGGATGTAGTTTCTTGGGCTGTTTTGTTTAGTGGCTATGCTGAAATTGGAATGGCACACAAGTCCCTGGGGGTTTTCTGCAACATGTTATCTTATGGAACTCGACCTGATGCTATTGCTCTAGTGAAGATTCTTGCTGCTAGTTCAGAATTGGGGATTGTTCAACAAGCTTTATGTCTTCATGCTTTTGTATCTAAAAGTGGATTTGACAATAATGAATTTATTGGAGCGTCACTCATAGAGTTGTATGCAAAATGTAGTAGCATAGATAATGCTAACAAGGTTTTCAAAGGAATGAGACGTAAAGATGTTGTTACCTGGAGCTCAATAATTGCAGCTTACGGATTCCATGGGCAAGGAGAAGAggctttgaaattattttatcagaTGTCTAATCATTCAGATGTTAAGCCTAACGATGTAACCTTTGTCTCAATTCTATCTGCCTGTAGTCATGCAGGTTTGATTGAAGAAGGGATAAAGATGTTTCATGTCATGGTGAATGAATACCAATTGATGCCCAATACAGAGCATTACGGGATAATGGTTGATCTTCTTGGTCGAATGGGAGAGTTGGATAAGGCCTTGGACATGATTAATGAGATGCCCATGCAAGCTGGGCCTCATGTATGGGGAGCCTTACTTGGTGCTTGTCGTATACATCAAAATATTAAGATAGGGGAGCTTGCAGCTCTGAATCTTTTCCTGTTAGACCCTAATCACGCAGGGTATTATAcacttttatcaaatatatattgtgTGGACAAGAATTGGCATGATGCTGCTAAACTCAGGACATTGATAAAGGAGAATAGgtttaagaagattgttggtCAAAGCATGGTTGAGATAAAGAACGAGGTTCACAGTTTCATAGCTAGTGATAGATTTCATGGTGAATCTGATCAGATTTATGGAATGCTGAGAAAATTAGATgcaagaatgaaagaagaaggTTATGATCCTCCTGTACAGACACAAGAAATATAG